The sequence CAGGCCGACGTGGGCGCGCACATCGATCGGGTCCTGCGCGAATCCCATCTGGTGCCGGCCGATCTGAACATGGACATCAACGAGAGCGTGCTGGCGCCCGACAACGGCATCGACAACCTCGCCGATCTCCACCAGCGTGGCCTCAAGTTGCACATGGACGACTTCGGCGTCGGGCAGGGCTGGCTGCGCCACCTGCACAAGATCGAGGTCGACACGATCAAGATGGACCGCTCCTTCCTCGCCGGCGGCGGGGATCGCGACCGGCAAGTGCTCGGACGCATCGTCCAGATCGCGCGCGATCTGGGAAAGACGGTGATCGCCGAGGGAGTGGAGACGAAGGAGCAGGCGCGCCTGGTGCGCGAGGTGGGTTGCTCGCTGGCCCAGGGCTTCTTCTTCAGCCCGCCGCTCGATCCGGCGAAGACGCGCACGCTGCTCCAGGGAGGCGTGCTCGACGTGGTGTGAGGCCAAAATGCGCTTCGCGATCGTGGCCTTCGATCTGTACGGGACGCTCCTCGACGTGAGCGGTCTTGCGAAGCGGCTGGAGCCGTTCGCCGGACCCGGTGCCGCCGATCTGCTCGCAAGCTGGCGAAGCGCCCAGCTCGAGCGGACCTGGCGGGAGAAGTCGTACGAACCGTTCGATGCGGTCACCGCGCGAGCGCTGGAAGAAGTCGCGCCCCGCCTCGATGCGAGCACCCGGCGGCGCATGTGCGAGACCTGGCTGTCGCTGCCGGCCTTTCCCGACGCGGGCGCCGCCCTCGAATCGCTGCACCGGGCGCGCGTCCGGCGCGCCATCCTCTCCAACGGGACGCCGGCGATGATCCGCTCAGCGCTGGCAGCCGCGGATCTCGACGTCGACGAGGTGCTCAGCGCGGACGACGTGCGCGCGTACAAGCCGAAGCCGGCGGTCTACGGGCTTCTCGATCGGGAGCGGTCGCTGTTCGTCAGCGCCAACGGCTGGGACGCCGAAGGCGCCAAGCGCAGCGGGCTGAGCGTCGCCTGGATCGACCGCGGGACGCCACCGCCGGCGGTGGCGCCCGACCTGCACGTGCATTCGCTGGCCGAGCTCGCGGCAGCCATCTGGCGCGACCAGGGCGTGCGGGTGGTGAAGGGCAGCGAGCTGGATCCCAACACGGCGCAGACCGAGGGCATGTCGAGGGCGGCAGCGATCGACCGTGCCCGGGCAGGGGCCGAAAAGATCTGGGCGGGCACCGTGACCATCCATGCGAACGCGAAGACCGGCGCGCACCATCACGGGCCCCTCGAGTCGGTGATCTACGTGGTTCGCGGCCGGGCCCGAATGCGCTGGGGAGAGAAGCTCGAGTACACCGCCGAAGCCGGACCGGGCGACTTCATCTACGTGCCGCCTTACGTTCCGCACCAGGAGATCAACGCCAGCCGCGATCAGCCGCTCGATTGCGTCGTCGTGCGCTCGGGACAGGAGCCCGTGGTGGTGAATCTGGACATCGCGCCGGCGGAGCCGCCGGAAGAAGTGAAGTGGATCGATTCGATCCACACCTCGTGACCTATGCAGGGCGTCCTCGCACCGGTCCTCACGCCGTTCGATCGCGATCTGAACCCGGATGCGCCGCGGTTTGCGCGCTTCTGCCGGTCTCTGCTCGAAGAGGGCTGCGCCGGGCTGGCGCCGTTCGGCACCACCAGCGAGGCGAATTCGCTCTCGCTGGACGAGCGGGAGCGGCTGCTCGACGCCCTTCTCGATGCGGGCATTCCGGCGGAGAAGCTGATTGCAGGCACCGGCTGCTGCGCCCTGCCGGACACCGCGCGCCTGTCGCGCAAGGCGGCGCGCGCTGGTTGCGCCGGTGTGCTGATGCTTCCGCCGTTCTATTACAAGAACCTCACCGAAGAGGGACTCTTCCGGAGCTTCGCGCAAGCCATCGACCGCGCCGCAGAGCCGAAGCTGCGCGTGTACCTGTACCACATCCCGCAGGTCTCCCACGCCGGCATCCCGCTGCCGGTGATCGGGCGCCTGCTGAAGGCGTATCCGGGCATCGTCGTGGGGATCAAGGACAGTTCCGGCGACTTCGAGAACACGCGCGCGATCCTGCGCGCCTTCCCCGGATTCGAGGTGTTCGTCGGAAGCGAGAAGTTCCTCCTCGCCAACCTGCGCGAAGGGGGAGCAGGGTGCATCACGGCCACCGCCAACCTGAATGCCAGGGCCATCGCGCAGGCCTTCCGCGAGCGGACCGAGGAGCAGCAGCGCGAGATCGACGCCGTCCGCGCTGCGTTCGAGCGCTTCCCGCTGATCGCCGGTCTCAAGGAAGCCTTGGCCGCGCGCACGGGCGATCCGTCCTGGCGCGCGGTCCGGCCACCGCTGGTGGAGCTCACGCCGGAGCAGCGCGACGCCTTCAGCAGGGCGCTTTCTCTGCGTGAGGCAGCCGGAAGTCCCTGAGCTGGTCGCGCAGCGCCGCCTTGAGGAACTTTCCCGTCGCCGTGCGCGGGATCTGCTGCAGGAACACGAACGCGTCCGGCAGCCAGAACTTCGCGAAGCGCGGCTCGAGCCAGGCGCGCAACTCTTCGTCGCTCGCCTTCGCTCCGTCCTTGAGGACGACGCAGGCCACGGGACGCTCCGACCATTTCTCGTGCGGTACCGCCACCACCGCCGCCTCCTTGACGGCCGGATGACCCATCAGGGCGTTCTCGACGTCGACCGAGCTGATCCACTCCCCGCCGCTCTTGATCAGGTCTTTCGAGCGGTCGGTGATGCGCACGTATCCCTCGGGATCGATGGTCACCACGTCGCCGGTGCGGAACCAGCCGTCCGTCGTGAATTTGTCTTCCTCCGCCGGGTTCCGGAAGTAGGAGCGCGCTACGCACGGGCCGCGGACGTGCAACTCGCCCATCGATTTGCCGTCCCAGGGCACTTCGCCGCGATCGCCGACGGCGCGAATGTCGACGAACGGCACCGCCGTCCCCTGCGTGGCCCGGAGGCGGAACCGCTCGGAATCGGGCAGCCGGGCCGCGCGGGGACCCGGCTTGCAGATGGTGCCGATGGGCGACATCTCGCTCATGCCCCAGGCGTGGATGACCCGGAGGCCATGCCGCTTCTCGAAGCCCTCGATCATCGCCTGCGGAGCGGCCGATCCGCCGACGATCATCGTGTGCAGCGCCTTCAGGTCCCACTTGCCCGGATTGCAGTCGAGCTGATCCAGGATGGCGAGCCAGACGGTGGGCACGCCGGCGGTCAGCGTCACTCCCTCGTCCGCGAGAAGGTTCAGGACGCTGACCGGATCGAGATGCGGCCCCGGGAAGACCTGCTTCGCGCCGACCATGGTCGCCGTGAACGGAAGGCCCCAGGCATTGACATGGAACATTGGCACGACCGGCAGCACCACATCCGACTTCGCAAGCCCGATCGAGTCCTGCAGCGCCGACATCAGCGAGTGCACCACCAGCGCCCGATGGCTGTAGAGCACGCCCTTGGGATGTCCGGTCGTCCCGGAGGTGTAGCAGAGGCCGGCGGCGTCGTTCTCGTCGATGCGAGGAGGGGAAAAGTCCGGCCGCTCCGATTCGATCAGCTGTTCGTAGTCGATGGCGCCCTCCGGCGCCGGCTGGCCGTGTCCCCAGACGATGACGTGGCGCGGCTTCACCTCCGGACGGATGCGCTCCCACAGTCCC comes from Deltaproteobacteria bacterium and encodes:
- a CDS encoding haloacid dehalogenase type II encodes the protein MRFAIVAFDLYGTLLDVSGLAKRLEPFAGPGAADLLASWRSAQLERTWREKSYEPFDAVTARALEEVAPRLDASTRRRMCETWLSLPAFPDAGAALESLHRARVRRAILSNGTPAMIRSALAAADLDVDEVLSADDVRAYKPKPAVYGLLDRERSLFVSANGWDAEGAKRSGLSVAWIDRGTPPPAVAPDLHVHSLAELAAAIWRDQGVRVVKGSELDPNTAQTEGMSRAAAIDRARAGAEKIWAGTVTIHANAKTGAHHHGPLESVIYVVRGRARMRWGEKLEYTAEAGPGDFIYVPPYVPHQEINASRDQPLDCVVVRSGQEPVVVNLDIAPAEPPEEVKWIDSIHTS
- a CDS encoding dihydrodipicolinate synthase family protein, translated to MQGVLAPVLTPFDRDLNPDAPRFARFCRSLLEEGCAGLAPFGTTSEANSLSLDERERLLDALLDAGIPAEKLIAGTGCCALPDTARLSRKAARAGCAGVLMLPPFYYKNLTEEGLFRSFAQAIDRAAEPKLRVYLYHIPQVSHAGIPLPVIGRLLKAYPGIVVGIKDSSGDFENTRAILRAFPGFEVFVGSEKFLLANLREGGAGCITATANLNARAIAQAFRERTEEQQREIDAVRAAFERFPLIAGLKEALAARTGDPSWRAVRPPLVELTPEQRDAFSRALSLREAAGSP
- a CDS encoding long-chain fatty acid--CoA ligase gives rise to the protein MDGLMMQDPLTLVHFFDRARKYFAATEIVSRRPDKSIQRSTYGDFHRRAQKLANALTRLGVKPGERVATLAWNHGRHLEAYFAIPLCGGVLHTLNPRLSVQDIAYIINHADDSVVIVDDVLWGLWERIRPEVKPRHVIVWGHGQPAPEGAIDYEQLIESERPDFSPPRIDENDAAGLCYTSGTTGHPKGVLYSHRALVVHSLMSALQDSIGLAKSDVVLPVVPMFHVNAWGLPFTATMVGAKQVFPGPHLDPVSVLNLLADEGVTLTAGVPTVWLAILDQLDCNPGKWDLKALHTMIVGGSAAPQAMIEGFEKRHGLRVIHAWGMSEMSPIGTICKPGPRAARLPDSERFRLRATQGTAVPFVDIRAVGDRGEVPWDGKSMGELHVRGPCVARSYFRNPAEEDKFTTDGWFRTGDVVTIDPEGYVRITDRSKDLIKSGGEWISSVDVENALMGHPAVKEAAVVAVPHEKWSERPVACVVLKDGAKASDEELRAWLEPRFAKFWLPDAFVFLQQIPRTATGKFLKAALRDQLRDFRLPHAEKAPC